The following coding sequences are from one Mycolicibacterium aichiense window:
- a CDS encoding WXG100 family type VII secretion target, with protein MAEAFSVNPESLADAVAEMSEFQRTAESLLSEIDSTVSALHITWAGEAAAAHAEAHRSWKHGAALMQEALNRLHAAGDTAHSNYTSVMTNNQNMWS; from the coding sequence GTGGCTGAGGCATTTTCGGTGAATCCGGAGTCGCTCGCGGATGCTGTGGCCGAGATGTCAGAGTTTCAGCGGACCGCCGAGAGCCTGCTGTCCGAGATCGACTCGACGGTATCCGCTCTGCACATCACGTGGGCTGGGGAGGCCGCCGCCGCGCACGCCGAGGCGCACCGGTCGTGGAAACACGGTGCCGCACTGATGCAGGAAGCGCTCAACCGATTGCACGCGGCCGGAGACACCGCGCACAGCAACTACACATCGGTGATGACGAACAACCAGAACATGTGGTCCTAG
- a CDS encoding VOC family protein, which produces MPGPVLPGVIRQIGYIVQDFDAALATWLDLGVGPFYVLRGIEQTGIYRGQECTVKLTLGLANSGDMQIEVIHQDNDAPSIYSEFTSAGGDGFHQLAYWAQDYDAALAAGQAAGWPVVWSGGEPGTARYAYFEPPPGTAATIIELMELTPATIGMGELVRQAAVDWDGSEPIRTLFG; this is translated from the coding sequence GTGCCTGGACCTGTGCTACCCGGCGTGATACGTCAAATCGGTTACATCGTGCAGGATTTCGACGCCGCACTAGCGACCTGGCTGGACCTCGGCGTGGGCCCGTTCTATGTGCTGCGCGGTATCGAGCAGACCGGGATCTACCGCGGCCAGGAGTGCACGGTGAAGCTGACGCTGGGCCTGGCCAACAGTGGCGACATGCAGATCGAGGTCATCCACCAGGACAACGATGCGCCGTCGATCTACTCGGAGTTCACCTCGGCGGGCGGGGACGGCTTCCACCAGCTGGCCTATTGGGCGCAGGACTACGACGCCGCGTTGGCGGCCGGGCAGGCCGCAGGCTGGCCGGTGGTGTGGTCGGGTGGCGAGCCGGGCACGGCCCGCTATGCGTACTTCGAACCCCCACCCGGCACGGCGGCGACCATCATCGAGTTGATGGAGCTCACCCCCGCGACGATCGGGATGGGTGAGTTGGTGCGGCAGGCGGCGGTGGACTGGGACGGCAGCGAGCCGATCCGGACCCTGTTCGGGTAG
- a CDS encoding WXG100 family type VII secretion target: protein MSGELRTDPAVLSATCQSLSGAAQSLLERLKSLDGNVTSMLSNWQGTSGGSYGDAWKMWHTGADEVEKALAIMADLLGQAGKTFAAQEQANAAEVRGVYGG, encoded by the coding sequence GTGAGTGGGGAGTTGCGGACTGACCCGGCCGTGCTGTCGGCCACGTGTCAGTCGCTGTCCGGAGCTGCTCAGAGCCTGCTCGAGCGGTTGAAGTCTCTGGACGGAAACGTCACCTCGATGCTGTCGAACTGGCAGGGCACGTCCGGCGGGTCGTACGGAGATGCCTGGAAGATGTGGCACACCGGCGCCGACGAGGTGGAGAAGGCCCTGGCGATCATGGCTGACTTGCTCGGACAGGCCGGCAAGACGTTCGCGGCGCAGGAGCAGGCCAATGCCGCCGAGGTGCGAGGTGTCTACGGTGGCTGA
- the lpqB gene encoding MtrAB system accessory lipoprotein LpqB, which produces MRRRLLALLLAGLVAILSGCAGVPNSSAPQAIGTVERPQPKSLPKPTPGMDPDQLLREFLKATADPANRHLAARQFLTASASSGWDDQGSALLIDNVVFVETRSTERVAVTMKADMLGSLSDVGVFETAEGQLPDPGPLELVQTPDGWRINKLPNGVFLDWQQFQATYKRNTLYFVDPTGKTVVPDPRYVAVSDADQLATELLNKLIAGPRPEMARTVRNLLGPVKMMGPVTRADGGKTGIGRGYGGAKVDLENLTTTDPHSRQLLAAQIIWTLARADIKGPYVINADGAALDDRFADGWDTTDVAATDPGAVDGAAAGVHALIRGSLVSLDGQRATPVPGSFGQMNDQVSAALSRTGQAIASVTVQRPGAPDMASSVWIGPNGGVAAKATDARSLTRPSWALDDAVWVVVDGNSVVRVIQEQASGQPARIPVDSAAVVSQFPGAIAELQLSRDSTRAAMVVNGQVILANVEQTPAGEFALTYPRRLGFGLGSSVVSLSWRTGDDIVVTRTDAAHPVSYVNIDGVNSDGPNGNIVMPVTAVAANPAAVYVSDSRGVLQLSGNSAENSQSWSDVRPFLTPGAVPVLPG; this is translated from the coding sequence GTGAGACGCCGGCTGCTGGCCTTGTTGCTGGCCGGGCTGGTCGCGATATTGAGCGGATGTGCCGGGGTGCCGAATTCCTCTGCGCCGCAGGCGATCGGCACCGTCGAACGGCCCCAGCCCAAGAGTCTGCCCAAACCGACTCCCGGGATGGACCCTGACCAGCTGCTGCGGGAATTCCTCAAGGCAACCGCCGATCCCGCCAATCGGCATCTGGCGGCGCGGCAATTCCTGACCGCTTCGGCCTCCAGCGGCTGGGACGACCAGGGCAGTGCGCTGCTGATCGACAACGTCGTGTTCGTCGAAACCCGCTCCACTGAACGGGTTGCGGTGACGATGAAGGCCGACATGCTCGGCTCGCTGTCCGATGTGGGCGTCTTCGAAACCGCCGAGGGGCAACTGCCCGATCCGGGTCCGCTGGAGTTGGTTCAGACGCCTGACGGTTGGCGGATCAACAAGTTGCCCAACGGAGTGTTTTTGGACTGGCAGCAGTTCCAGGCCACCTACAAGCGCAACACGCTCTATTTCGTCGACCCGACCGGCAAGACCGTCGTTCCCGATCCGCGCTACGTGGCGGTGTCCGACGCCGACCAGCTGGCCACCGAGTTGCTCAACAAACTGATCGCCGGGCCGCGGCCCGAGATGGCCCGCACGGTGCGCAACCTGCTGGGACCGGTGAAGATGATGGGTCCGGTGACCCGGGCCGACGGCGGCAAGACGGGTATCGGTCGCGGTTACGGCGGAGCGAAGGTCGATCTGGAGAATTTGACCACCACCGATCCGCACAGCCGGCAATTGCTTGCCGCCCAGATCATTTGGACATTGGCGCGAGCCGACATCAAGGGCCCGTACGTGATCAACGCCGACGGCGCTGCTCTCGACGACCGGTTCGCCGACGGCTGGGACACCACCGATGTGGCGGCCACCGATCCGGGTGCGGTCGACGGCGCCGCGGCAGGTGTGCATGCGCTGATCCGCGGATCGCTGGTGTCACTGGACGGGCAGCGGGCGACACCGGTGCCAGGATCATTCGGCCAGATGAACGATCAGGTGTCGGCCGCCCTGTCGCGGACCGGCCAGGCGATCGCCTCGGTGACGGTGCAGCGGCCGGGCGCGCCGGACATGGCCTCCTCGGTGTGGATCGGCCCGAACGGTGGAGTGGCAGCGAAAGCCACCGATGCGAGGTCGTTGACGCGACCGTCCTGGGCGCTGGACGACGCCGTGTGGGTGGTGGTGGACGGCAACAGCGTCGTACGGGTGATCCAGGAGCAGGCGTCCGGGCAGCCCGCCCGGATCCCGGTGGACTCCGCGGCGGTGGTGTCCCAATTCCCCGGTGCGATAGCCGAATTGCAGCTCTCTCGGGACAGCACCCGGGCTGCGATGGTGGTCAACGGGCAAGTGATTCTGGCGAATGTGGAGCAGACCCCGGCCGGGGAGTTCGCGCTGACCTATCCGCGGCGGCTCGGTTTCGGGCTGGGGTCGTCCGTGGTTTCGCTGTCGTGGCGCACCGGTGACGACATCGTCGTCACCCGAACCGATGCCGCGCACCCGGTGTCGTACGTGAATATCGACGGGGTGAACTCCGACGGGCCGAACGGCAACATCGTGATGCCGGTGACCGCGGTCGCGGCCAACCCGGCGGCGGTGTACGTGTCCGACAGTCGGGGAGTGCTGCAGCTGTCGGGTAACAGTGCCGAGAACAGTCAATCCTGGTCGGACGTACGGCCTTTCCTGACCCCCGGCGCGGTGCCGGTGCTGCCCGGCTGA